ACAGTGGATTAGTGGAAAATATCAGGAAGTTCGAGGCGGTTCTGGTTGTTTGGCAGGTTGGGAACCCACGGGTCGCCATCCCTTTGGCAAAGCTTTCAAAGTAGTGGTAATGGAACCAGATGAAACTAACGATACAGTCAATACGGCGCTGTACTTTCGCTTAAGCCTTCCCTGCGGCAAATCACCTTACATTATTGGCCCAATTCCTTTGCTGACTTACAACGTAAATTCGCCGATATTTGTGGGTTTGCTAGAAGGCGGTTCCGAAAGTCGCGTGTCCCGTTCCACTGATGCCGCTAAATCCTCAAAACCCAAGCAGCCTATACCCTCTAACTCTAACTCTAACTCAAATCCAACTGAGCCAGTAAAAAGCCAGCCTGGATGCGTGCGGGAGAGTACTTACATCGGTGATGTGGATACTGCCAGTTTAGTAGAAGCGATCGCTAACCTTGAAAGTGCAGATAGCGGCGACTATCAAGCCATTGGCGCTTATGTTTGTGCAGATCGGGGAACTAATTGCGGTATGGCTTTAGGTCGCTATCAATTGATGAGTTACCGTGAAGACGTGCAGCAAGCGATCGCTTCTGTTGCTGGAGGTGCTGAATTCCTCAAGCAAGTCAACAGCGGTAAAAAACCCACATCACAAGAACTATTCCGCTACTTTCCCCCGGCGGTGCAAGATCGGCTTTTGCAAAACACACTAGCCGAAAGTATCGATCGCACTCGTTCCCAAGTCGATCCTACCACCGGACAATTATTTGAAGGCGATCGCCTTATCGAACGAGTAGCGCAGAAGCACTTTGGGGGAGAAGGCAGCAAAATAGATGCTAACTACTCAGATATTTACGGTGGTTACTCGCTCAAATCTTATGGAGAGAAGGTACGGCAGCTTTATAACTACAACACCAAAGGCAATTGCTTGTCTAATTCTCACCATACCAATTCTCTTAGTTCTGGTATTGCGTTGAGTGCCACTCGCTTAAAGACGGCATCACTTATTAGCTTACTTCTAGGCTTAATTGGATACTTCACGCAGTTTCTGTATCCCCGCAAGATGCTTAGGTTTTGGTTGCTGGTTTGTTTAACCATCGCCGTCACAATTGGTACATCTACTTTCCTTTATTAGGAGTAAAAAAAGATGCTAAAAAATGCAAAAAGTGCAAACGATTTTTCGACAGTTTCTTCCCCATCTAGAAATCCGCCAGCTTGGTTAAACCGCAGCGCTTATTGGTTTAGGATCGGTTTGATACTTTTTAGTGCCATCACACTGCTGTTAGGAACTACCGCTTGCAGTTCTAGCAGTTCAGCCAAAACTACTTTATCTTCTTGGCAGAATGCTGCTGAACTTACACCAAAAGAAACTTTAGTTCAAATCGTACAATCTCACAGCAGTTTAGCAGATCCTCAAACAGCGATCGACAAAATGAAGGTGTGGCAGGTAAATGGTAGAGAAGGTGTATTAAACATCTATGACTTTCGTCAACCTAACCTCTGCGGTCAAATCGGCTGTCTTTATGTTGGATACTTAATTCCTTTTGATAAAAGCCAGATGCTAAAAGAGGTATTCACAGCTTATCTCAATCCCAACCTACCACCAAAAATCCCTTTATTCCAAGCTGAAGCTGAATCAACTTACAACGGAATGCCTTGTTTGGTAGTTACTCAACCATCCAGTAACAGTCAAACTCAACTTAAATTTTGTTACGATCGCTTGACTTATCAATTGGTTGAAAAAAGGAAATGGGGAGTAGGGAGTACGAAGTAGGGGAAAGGTAAAAAGAAAAGAATAAAGGATGAAATCTGTTTACCACTCCCTACTCACCACTCCCCACTACCTACTCTTCTAAATCAACCTCTGCATCAACTTCAATCGTTTCAAAATCATCCAATTCATCTAGCTCAGCATCAGACTCTTCAACTTGTTTAATTCGACGAGGAGGTTTCGATTTATTTTTACCCACACGGTTATCCACAGTAGATAATACCTCAACTTCCTCCGGTTCTCCACTCTTAGCTAAGGCAGGTAATTGTGATTCCCCAGCCTCAATAAAGCCAGCAATATCCTGATGCAACCCCCAAAATGTTTTCTTATGTTCAGGAGTTCCCAAGTATAGTTTAGGCAGATTCTCTAGAGTTGGCTTAGTAATGTTAGCCGTTTTACAGCAAAATGACTTGTTCTTTCCTTCTCCTTCTTTGACAGCTTGAAACTTAATGTTCAAAACACCTAAAGAACGCCACTTGTCATTCTTGCCACTATAATCTACTTCAAAGTAATCGGCAAATACCTTTTCTAAGTGACGATAAAACTCTTCACGAGCGCTCTTAAAACTCCAAAGTGCTACATTTTTAAATCGCACCACAATCGGAATTTTATGCAGCGGTTGGTTCTTAGTATTGAGAAAGATGAGAGCGTGTTCTGAACACACTTCCTGCGTCTTTTTATCCAGAATTTGACGATATTCGTCATACACTCCAACCAATGTTCCAGCCAATTCACCATTTTCTTCTATATCTTTGAAGCGAATGTACTCTGGCACAAAAGCTAACACTAACATCCGCGCATTACTCAAAAATAATCCGGTGACCGCTTCAGTTAAATCAACTGTCATCAACTCTTCTTCTGTCGGCATTATTTTCCACTCAGCTTTTACGAGTTGGTCGGTTGGAATTAAAATGCCAGCCGGGTTGTCATTAATAATGATGCCGTAGGGTAAAGAAGGTCGTCTAGTTTGATTGTATTGAGGAGTCAGTAATTCTGGGTCTACTTCAAATTGAGTTGTTTGCTTTTGTTTAGAACCGTTTTGATTTGGTGATTTAGCATTATTAGCTTTAACCATTTTGAAAAATCCTCAGCAATATTGCCTGTGATTAAAGGCGATAGCCGTTACAGAAGGGTGTTAAATAGTGTAGAACTGGAAATATCAACGGATTTCAAATTTAACAAATGTTTTAATTTTTTTAATGCAAATTTAATAGAAATAACCAAAATCTGAATTTAATGAGGTAACTATGCAAAATCATCAATTCATTCTTCATAATACCCAACCGATTCTGCTGCAAACAACAAGCCAACCAACTAAACGCCCGCTAATTGGTATTGATTTTAGTGGATTAATAGGTCAGTTTATGAACCCAGAAGGGCTGGGAATGTTAGGAATGTTTTTGGGATTAATCATTTTTTCCAAACTGGTGGGGACGGGCAAAGGTAAAGTAACATCTGGGCGCTTGTGTGGTGTAGCAGAAAAGATGACAGCCACAGGTCTATCTCTCAAACAAATTAAACAAAAAAAACGACAGCCTGTAACTTTGTGGAGTGGTAGTCCAAGTTATTGGCTACCTGGTAAATTAAAGGGTTTAAGCTCTTACTTGCAAACCTTACTAAGTGCTTCTCCTACTGTTTGGTTCCCTCACGCCGAACGCGGTATTTTGGTAATTGGCGCACCGGGTAGTGGTAAAACTTTTAGCGTTATTGACCGTTTAGTTGAAAGCGCATTTCAGCAAGGATTTCCAGTTATTATCTACGATAAAAAAGGTGAGCAAATGAAATTACACGCTCCCTTAGCTGTTCGTTACGGCTATGACGTGCAAGTGTTTGCACCGGGGGAAACTTATTCGGGTGTTATTAACCCCCTGGATTTTATGAGAGATGCTCAAGATGCAGTCATGGCAGCAGAAATTGGTTCGGTAATTGCGCGTAATGCGAGTTTAGGAGATAGCAAAGGTAACGAATTTTTTGAGAAAGCTGGAGAGTTGATGGCGAAAGGATTGGTACAGCTAGCTAAAGGTAGCGCCTATCCAGATTTAGCTTTTGTGTATGCAATCATTCAATTACCAGATTTAGTTAAACGCATTCATCATGCCGTTCATCGTCCTGATGGTCATCCTTTGAAAATGGATCGATGGATTGCTGCTAGTTTCTCTCAACTTTTAAGTTCCAAAGATGCTGAAAAGACAGTAGCAGGTATCAAAGCAACAGCAGAAGCAACTTATTCTGCTTTCATTCAAAAAGATTTACTGCGAGCTTTTATCGGTCAAAGCACTATTCCTATCGTTTTAGAAGGGAAAAAGTGCATTATTTTCAAATTAGATGACCAAAGACGTGCTGTAGTTGGGCCGCTTTTAGCTGCTGCCATTCACTTGTGTGTTGTCAGTAATTTGTCTAAAGTGCGAAAAGACCCCTTCGTGTATTGTTTGGACGAATTCCCCTCACTGAAATTCGATCGCATGGATCAATGGGCTAACGAATATCGCAGTGCTGGCAGTGTCCCCATTGTCGGCATTCAGAGCTTGAACCAATTGTACAACCTCTATGGGGATAAAAAAGGGGCTGCGATCGCTAGTGCTTTATCGACTCATGTGCTATTCAATCCAGGCGATTACGACACAGCAGAAAAATATTCCAAACGTTACGGAGAAGTGGAAGTACTGGTAAAAAATCGCTCTACGGGTAGCTCAATGGGTCATCAGACCAGCCGTTCTGTCAACTGGAACGAACAATTGCAAAAGAAGCCGCTGATTAGTGTTGACGAAATTCTAAGGTTTCCCCAAGGTAAGTGCGTAATTACGTCTCCTGCTTATGGTTCTGGTACAGAAGCGCTATTTCCCTACCCCCTGAAAGTTCCTGTGAAGCCTAGCGACCTCAAACGCGCCAAAGAGTCGGAAGCACTGTGGGACACGAGCATTCGATCGCAACTGGAAAAACGTGCTTATTGGCACTCACTTGACCCTAAGACCAAACAATCGATCGATATCGATACGGAACTCGATAATCGCATTCGTGCTGCGTATCAATTGCTACCGTTACCCAATGACCCAACTGAGCCAGTGACAACTGCTGATGTCAAGTCAGACCAAAAAGCGGCTGGGGAGAGAGTTTTGGGCAATTTTCGGGAACTATTTAAAAACGGAGCAGTTAGCGGTGTGCGAAATGACTGAAAACTTGGTATCACCTGATATTCTGATTGTTGACGACATTCCCGATAACATTCGGCTGCTGTCATCGATGCTAGTTGAGAGTGGTTATCGGGTACGAAAAGTGGTAAGTGGGGAAAGGGCCTTGAAAGCGATCGCGCTGCAAGTGCCTGACCTAATTTTACTCGATATCCGAATGCCAGATATGGATGGCTATGAAGTGTGCAAACGACTCAAAGCATCCGATATTACCAAAGAAATACCGATTATTTTTATAAGCGCTGCGGATGATGTATTTGACAAGGTAAAAGGGTTTGAGGTGGGAGGCGCTGACTATATTACCAAACCGTTTGAACCAATTGAGGTGTTAGCAAGAGTAGAACAGCAATTAGCGATACGTCGTTATCAACAAGAACTATTTGCAAAAAACAAACAACTTGCTCAACACAATATTCAGTTAGAGCGAGAAATTAAACAGCGACAGCAAGCAGAACGGCGTTTAAAAGTTTTTGTTCATACTGTTTCCCACGATTTGCGAAATCCGGTGACAGGTATTTCGTTGTTACTGCAAAGTTATTTAAGTAACGCTGCCGAAAATGTTGTACTCGACAGACAGACTGTAGAAATGATGCTGGCTAGTTGCGATCGACAGCTTCAATTAATTGATTCTCTGGTGGAAAGGCAAAAATTAGAGACTGGCAATTATCCGTTAAACTTGCAATCGATTTCGCTCTATGTTTTGACAAACAGTATCATCAAAACCTGGTCTCCAATGTTAACCTCATCACGATTTTTACTCAACAATCGCATTCTTTCAGAGTTACCCTATATTCATGTCGATCCAGAGCAATTGTGGCGAGTATTTGAAAATTTAATTGGTAATGCTCTCAAATATAATTCACCTGGTATTACTTTAACATTGGATGCCGAAGTAGATGCTAAAACATCCATGCTAAGAGTAACTGTTGCTGATAATGGTGTAGGTATCCCCAAGACTGAATGCGACAAATTATTCGATTTGTACGTGCGGGGAAAGGACACAAAAAATCGTACTGGCTCTGGTTTAGGGCTTTACATTTGTCGCCAAATCGTGCAAGCTCATGGTGGGCAAATTGGTGTGAAAAGCGAGTTGGGTAAAGGTACGCTGTTTTGGTTTACTTTGCCATTAGCCTGATGCCAGAAAACCTGAATTTTTTACAATTCAATTACTAAGTCGGGGATAAAATTTTCGTTTCGTTCGTCTGGATAACCTCTAGGATTACAAATTATTCGTGTATTTCCCACCAAGTAATCTTGTTGACAGTGAATATGTCCGTGTATCCACAAAGCAGCACTAGATTCTTCAACAAATTTGTCAAGGTTTGAAGCATAAGCAGCACTGAGAATATTATCTTGCTCACTTGAAGGTACAGAGCGTTTACTTGGCGCATGATGGGTAATTACGACTATTTTTTGATTTTGATTGTTTAGCAATTCTCCACCCAACCACCTTAATGACCTGTTATGAATGATTGCTGTATCAATAGATCGCAGCTTCCGATATTCGGGACTGACTCGAATTCTCCTGTAGTCAGTCATTATTTGCGTTGCCTCATACCCAGCAATTTTAGGATCGCCAAACAAGCTAAAATCTGTCCATAACGTGCAGCCTAAAAAATTAATATCGTTAATTATCAAGCTGTCATTTTCCAAGATGTGGATATTTGTGTCTTTTACTGCTACTTTGAGATCGTCAATATGTTTGGGAAATGCCTTTTTATAATACTCATGGTTTCCTATAACGTAAATTACAGGCCGATCGATGAAGTAATGTTTAGCCCAATCTACGCCTTTTCTACCAATGTGAATATCCCCAGCCAGAATAATAACGTCTGCATTAGTTACCAGTGGGCTGAATGGCTCAAACTCTATATGTAAATCACTTAGGATATGCAACTTCATTTAATTCCCTGTAATTAAAATAATTTGATAATAGTGTCTGAAGATTTTTTCAAAGAATTTAGAGCCTTAAGTAAATACACTTTCCACACTCATTCGACTAAAGTACGAAGGCTCTTCAATTCTATGTATTTTGGAAAAATCTATACTAATCCCAAGCGTAACGCTTTAACTGCTGCCTGAGTGCGATCGCTTGCTTTGAGCTTGTGAATGATCTGCTGTACGTGACCTTTAATCGTATTCGCACTCACCCCCAGTTCAACACCAATTTCTGTATTACTTTTACCTTCAACAAGTTGTTGCAACACTTCCATTTCACGTTCGGTCAGTCTAACTTCTTCTAGTTCTTCCCCATCGGGTAGCGGTTGTCTGATGTTTTGCAACACGCAATCGGCAATTTTAGCATCTAAATACCAGTTTCCTTCTCCTACCGCCATAATTGCTGCTTCTAGTTGAGGTATACTCGTACCTTTAACGCAGTATCCGTTAGCCCCACTCGATAAAGCTGCCATCACTTTGGTTGGATTGGTGTAGTGGGTGAAAATGATAATGCGGGTGTCCGGTAGTATCTCTTTGATTCGCTGGGTAAGCGTAATCCCGTCCATTCCAGGTAATTCGATATCAACCAAGGCAATGTCTGGTTTTACCTGAACTGCCGTACTCACGGCTTGCAGGCCATCCTCGACTTGTCCTATCACCTTCAGTGCAGGCTGGGCAGAGAGTGCGTGCCGCAGTCCCACCTGCAACATCGGGTTGTCTTCCACGATTAGAACGGTTTTTGCCTTAATCTCAGTATTGGTTGTCATTTGTACCTTTGCTGTTGACTCTGGTTTCTTCCACTATCTTTTCCGGGGAAGTTTAGAAACGCCATCAGCCGATTGGGAGAAGAAGAGGTTATATTTTTAACACGATATCTCCGACAACAGAAATAGTTCTGTCTGCATAGAAGGTTTGAAACTGTTGATATCAAACGAATATGCACTTGCTTCGGTTGGGTGATTAGAACTGCAACCGCGATGTAATTTTTCCAGTTGTGCTGTTTTTGACCAAGCACTCGAATCAGCAGACCAAAGATAGCAGCGATTTTGCCAATGCTTTAATATTCGTTTCCCGCACCCGAAGCCATGTAATTTGAGGTCTGGCCTTAAGCAATGAATTGTTTGCAAAATGGCAGCTATTGTATCGGGTTTTCTGCCAGATAAAGAGCCAACTCCCACCCATGCTCCAAATGAAAGTCGGTTTCCGTAGT
This genomic interval from Leptolyngbyaceae cyanobacterium contains the following:
- a CDS encoding response regulator transcription factor, whose amino-acid sequence is MTTNTEIKAKTVLIVEDNPMLQVGLRHALSAQPALKVIGQVEDGLQAVSTAVQVKPDIALVDIELPGMDGITLTQRIKEILPDTRIIIFTHYTNPTKVMAALSSGANGYCVKGTSIPQLEAAIMAVGEGNWYLDAKIADCVLQNIRQPLPDGEELEEVRLTEREMEVLQQLVEGKSNTEIGVELGVSANTIKGHVQQIIHKLKASDRTQAAVKALRLGLV
- a CDS encoding type IV secretion system DNA-binding domain-containing protein → MQNHQFILHNTQPILLQTTSQPTKRPLIGIDFSGLIGQFMNPEGLGMLGMFLGLIIFSKLVGTGKGKVTSGRLCGVAEKMTATGLSLKQIKQKKRQPVTLWSGSPSYWLPGKLKGLSSYLQTLLSASPTVWFPHAERGILVIGAPGSGKTFSVIDRLVESAFQQGFPVIIYDKKGEQMKLHAPLAVRYGYDVQVFAPGETYSGVINPLDFMRDAQDAVMAAEIGSVIARNASLGDSKGNEFFEKAGELMAKGLVQLAKGSAYPDLAFVYAIIQLPDLVKRIHHAVHRPDGHPLKMDRWIAASFSQLLSSKDAEKTVAGIKATAEATYSAFIQKDLLRAFIGQSTIPIVLEGKKCIIFKLDDQRRAVVGPLLAAAIHLCVVSNLSKVRKDPFVYCLDEFPSLKFDRMDQWANEYRSAGSVPIVGIQSLNQLYNLYGDKKGAAIASALSTHVLFNPGDYDTAEKYSKRYGEVEVLVKNRSTGSSMGHQTSRSVNWNEQLQKKPLISVDEILRFPQGKCVITSPAYGSGTEALFPYPLKVPVKPSDLKRAKESEALWDTSIRSQLEKRAYWHSLDPKTKQSIDIDTELDNRIRAAYQLLPLPNDPTEPVTTADVKSDQKAAGERVLGNFRELFKNGAVSGVRND
- a CDS encoding hybrid sensor histidine kinase/response regulator, producing the protein MTENLVSPDILIVDDIPDNIRLLSSMLVESGYRVRKVVSGERALKAIALQVPDLILLDIRMPDMDGYEVCKRLKASDITKEIPIIFISAADDVFDKVKGFEVGGADYITKPFEPIEVLARVEQQLAIRRYQQELFAKNKQLAQHNIQLEREIKQRQQAERRLKVFVHTVSHDLRNPVTGISLLLQSYLSNAAENVVLDRQTVEMMLASCDRQLQLIDSLVERQKLETGNYPLNLQSISLYVLTNSIIKTWSPMLTSSRFLLNNRILSELPYIHVDPEQLWRVFENLIGNALKYNSPGITLTLDAEVDAKTSMLRVTVADNGVGIPKTECDKLFDLYVRGKDTKNRTGSGLGLYICRQIVQAHGGQIGVKSELGKGTLFWFTLPLA
- a CDS encoding metallophosphoesterase, encoding MKLHILSDLHIEFEPFSPLVTNADVIILAGDIHIGRKGVDWAKHYFIDRPVIYVIGNHEYYKKAFPKHIDDLKVAVKDTNIHILENDSLIINDINFLGCTLWTDFSLFGDPKIAGYEATQIMTDYRRIRVSPEYRKLRSIDTAIIHNRSLRWLGGELLNNQNQKIVVITHHAPSKRSVPSSEQDNILSAAYASNLDKFVEESSAALWIHGHIHCQQDYLVGNTRIICNPRGYPDERNENFIPDLVIEL
- a CDS encoding DUF5895 domain-containing protein: MVKANNAKSPNQNGSKQKQTTQFEVDPELLTPQYNQTRRPSLPYGIIINDNPAGILIPTDQLVKAEWKIMPTEEELMTVDLTEAVTGLFLSNARMLVLAFVPEYIRFKDIEENGELAGTLVGVYDEYRQILDKKTQEVCSEHALIFLNTKNQPLHKIPIVVRFKNVALWSFKSAREEFYRHLEKVFADYFEVDYSGKNDKWRSLGVLNIKFQAVKEGEGKNKSFCCKTANITKPTLENLPKLYLGTPEHKKTFWGLHQDIAGFIEAGESQLPALAKSGEPEEVEVLSTVDNRVGKNKSKPPRRIKQVEESDAELDELDDFETIEVDAEVDLEE